In the genome of Apium graveolens cultivar Ventura unplaced genomic scaffold, ASM990537v1 ctg9065, whole genome shotgun sequence, one region contains:
- the LOC141705582 gene encoding F-box protein CPR1-like — protein MEGFLCVQCYVYHPECDDELAEMGDIWLLQRDGEEDTWTKLVSFNRPSTVYQPLAFSKSGNHLLLASQEKFLWYDLVKEEVREEFRIRGLPQYYESVAYIESLVHLDGGTSAEENQLIREKKVAEDDESDEGLRLLSSMAMEILEDAV, from the exons ATGGAAGGTTTTCTTTGTGTTCAGTGTTATGTTTATCATCCAGAATGTGATGACGAGTTGGCGGAAATGGGAGACATATGGTTACTGCAAAGGGATGGAGAAGAGGATACTTGGACCAAGTTAGTTTCGTTTAATAGACCATCTACAGTTTACCAGCCATTGGCATTTTCGAAGAGTGGCAATCATTTACTTTTGGCAAGCCAAGAAAAGTTTTTGTGGTACGATCTTGTCAAGGAAGAAGTACGAGAGGAATTCAGAATTAGGGGTCTGCCTCAATACTATGAGtcagttgcttatattgagagtCTTGTTCATCTTGATGGTGGTACAAGTGCAGAAGAGAATCAACTTATTCGAGAGAAAAAGGTGGCTGAAGACGACGAAAGTGATGAAG GTCTACGGCTGCTAAGTAGCATGGCTATGGAGATCCTTGAAGATGCAGTTTGA